The following coding sequences lie in one Pseudomonadota bacterium genomic window:
- the ftsZ gene encoding cell division protein FtsZ: MALIELDEAATQARIKVVGVGGGGGNAINTMIASALDGVDFIAANTDLQALEANLAPTKIQLGSELTRGLGAGANPDVGRESALETNERIREVLEGADMVFITGGMGGGTGTGAAPIIARIAKELGALTVGVVTKPFMFEGRKRLRQAEAGIESLQEQVDTLITIPNQRLLTVAGQATTMLDAFRKVDEVLLNAVQGISDLVVIHGFINVDFADVRTVMSEKGHALMGTGHATGDRKAIEAAQQAISSPLLEDVSIEGATGILINITGGPDLTLTEINEAASLIQEAAHEDANIIFGSVIDANLEDQVRITVIATGFERPSLSAERGRAAAVAHGRALGHGGPASRAQGYGQGYDQGYGQGYGQQRYGAAPRHGAAQSFDSTTPQHAPAGEPYYAPSAPSELNLAYAGPMTRPPMPLASASLLSREPHEEEETAVSVAAVSAGYGYATVEGGRESARTPARPLRRAPTAQAVPALHPSLGGMPEDHEMDIPTFLRRQPRVSE, encoded by the coding sequence ATGGCACTGATCGAACTAGACGAGGCAGCGACGCAGGCGCGGATCAAGGTGGTGGGTGTCGGCGGCGGCGGCGGCAACGCGATCAACACGATGATCGCGTCGGCGCTCGATGGGGTGGACTTCATCGCGGCCAATACCGATCTTCAGGCGCTGGAGGCCAATCTCGCGCCGACCAAGATTCAGCTCGGCAGTGAGCTGACGCGCGGGCTCGGCGCGGGTGCCAACCCGGATGTCGGCCGCGAGTCGGCGCTGGAGACCAACGAGCGCATTCGCGAGGTGCTCGAGGGCGCCGATATGGTCTTCATCACCGGGGGCATGGGCGGCGGCACCGGCACCGGCGCGGCGCCGATCATCGCCAGGATCGCCAAGGAGCTGGGCGCGCTGACGGTCGGGGTCGTGACCAAGCCCTTCATGTTCGAGGGTCGCAAGCGCCTGCGGCAGGCGGAGGCGGGGATCGAGTCGCTGCAGGAGCAGGTCGACACGCTGATCACGATCCCGAATCAGCGGCTGCTCACCGTCGCCGGGCAGGCGACGACGATGCTCGACGCCTTCCGCAAGGTCGACGAGGTGCTGCTCAACGCTGTCCAGGGCATCTCCGATCTGGTGGTGATCCACGGCTTCATCAACGTCGACTTCGCTGACGTGCGCACGGTGATGAGCGAGAAGGGCCATGCGCTGATGGGCACTGGCCACGCCACGGGCGATCGCAAGGCGATCGAGGCGGCGCAGCAGGCGATCTCGAGTCCGCTGCTCGAGGATGTCAGCATCGAGGGCGCGACGGGCATCCTGATCAACATCACGGGTGGCCCGGACCTGACGCTGACGGAGATCAACGAGGCGGCCTCGCTGATCCAGGAAGCGGCCCACGAGGACGCGAACATCATCTTTGGCTCGGTGATCGACGCCAACCTCGAGGATCAGGTGCGCATCACCGTGATCGCGACCGGCTTCGAGCGGCCCTCGCTGAGCGCCGAGCGCGGGCGCGCCGCCGCTGTGGCTCACGGGCGCGCGCTGGGCCACGGTGGCCCGGCGAGCCGGGCTCAGGGCTACGGCCAAGGCTACGATCAGGGCTACGGTCAGGGCTATGGTCAGCAGCGCTACGGCGCCGCGCCGCGTCATGGCGCGGCGCAGAGCTTCGACTCGACGACCCCTCAGCATGCGCCCGCCGGTGAGCCCTATTACGCACCGAGCGCCCCCTCCGAGCTGAACCTGGCCTATGCCGGGCCGATGACGCGGCCCCCGATGCCCTTGGCGAGTGCGTCGCTGCTCTCGCGCGAGCCGCACGAGGAGGAGGAGACGGCCGTTTCAGTGGCGGCGGTTTCGGCAGGCTACGGCTATGCCACGGTCGAGGGCGGGCGCGAGTCCGCTCGCACGCCGGCTCGTCCATTGCGCCGCGCGCCGACGGCGCAGGCGGTGCCCGCGCTGCACCCGAGCCTCGGCGGCATGCCCGAGGATCACGAGATGGACATCCCCACCTTCCTGCGCCGCCAGCCCCGCGTCAGCGAGTAG
- a CDS encoding NADP oxidoreductase: MSAQTSAAPASVNRAGKPRLATVWLGGCSGCHMSFLDLDERLLALAERVELGASPLTDFKDFPPADITLVEGAVANEDNLEVLLRVRARSKVLVAFGDCAVTGNVTAMRNLFAVEDVLDCVYRQSATVVAGLPLGGDGVVPRLLPRVRPLHELVRVDHFLQGCPPAADRIFDLVVALLEGRTPELTRRFG; encoded by the coding sequence ATGAGCGCGCAAACAAGCGCAGCACCGGCGAGCGTGAACCGCGCGGGGAAACCCCGCCTGGCGACGGTCTGGCTCGGCGGCTGTTCTGGCTGCCATATGTCTTTCCTCGATCTCGACGAGCGACTGCTCGCGCTGGCCGAGCGCGTCGAGCTCGGCGCCTCGCCGCTGACCGACTTCAAGGACTTCCCCCCGGCCGACATCACGCTGGTCGAGGGTGCGGTCGCCAACGAGGATAACCTCGAGGTGCTGCTGCGCGTGCGCGCGCGGAGCAAGGTGCTGGTCGCCTTCGGCGACTGCGCCGTCACCGGCAACGTCACGGCGATGCGCAACCTCTTCGCGGTCGAGGACGTGCTCGACTGCGTCTATCGTCAGTCGGCGACGGTGGTCGCCGGTCTACCCCTGGGCGGCGATGGCGTCGTGCCGCGGCTGCTCCCCCGCGTGCGACCGCTGCACGAGCTCGTCAGGGTCGATCACTTTCTGCAGGGCTGTCCGCCCGCCGCCGACCGCATCTTCGACCTGGTGGTGGCGTTGCTCGAGGGACGCACGCCGGAGCTGACGCGGAGGTTCGGTTGA
- a CDS encoding VWA domain-containing protein, translated as MKRVEGGRGPRSQRARGGSAPAALRQRLVVAAALAATLLAATSCGPGVIAELGAPRASKEICGDGRDNDLDSAVDCADPDCAGGPGCGVITAGLGMPLQPPWASCGELEGDRGHTPVDMIWAVDGSASMDDEIAKVVHNINNFATYMLGLRADLHLVMLGDKQSGGREQLCVPPPFGGPDCQDGLRYRHIQRYVGNDALRQILQLYPEYSYFLRPNAKKVLVIVSDSNADGVTPDWFDQELRALGGGTMFNTYVVHSIVGYGERSSLGHPRGCPSAAAEGTTYLALSDKTGGTKFSICASFWDQAGEGLPSGIFGELGRSVAGLVDIPCRYALPTLDGDRGINTAQIQVNAEGDGGWALVPQHADGSACSANAPGWYLDNNAVRICPSVCKALSVAQLKLLFGCTDLVR; from the coding sequence GTGAAGCGCGTCGAAGGGGGCCGCGGGCCGCGCTCGCAGCGGGCGCGGGGCGGGTCGGCGCCGGCCGCGCTGCGCCAGCGGCTGGTGGTCGCGGCAGCGCTCGCCGCCACGCTCCTCGCCGCCACGTCCTGCGGTCCGGGCGTGATCGCCGAGTTGGGCGCTCCCCGCGCCAGCAAGGAGATCTGCGGCGACGGGCGCGACAACGATCTGGACTCCGCGGTCGATTGTGCCGACCCGGACTGCGCGGGCGGACCCGGCTGCGGGGTGATCACGGCAGGCCTCGGGATGCCGCTTCAGCCCCCCTGGGCGAGCTGCGGCGAGCTCGAGGGCGATCGCGGCCACACGCCGGTGGATATGATCTGGGCCGTCGACGGCTCGGCCAGCATGGATGACGAGATCGCGAAGGTCGTCCACAACATCAACAACTTCGCAACCTACATGCTCGGGCTGCGCGCGGACCTGCATCTCGTGATGCTGGGCGACAAGCAGTCGGGTGGCCGGGAGCAGCTCTGCGTGCCTCCGCCTTTCGGCGGGCCAGACTGCCAGGACGGTCTGCGTTACCGTCACATTCAGCGCTACGTCGGCAACGACGCCCTGCGCCAGATCCTCCAGCTCTACCCCGAGTACAGCTACTTCTTGCGGCCGAACGCCAAGAAGGTGCTGGTGATCGTCAGCGACTCCAACGCGGACGGCGTGACGCCCGATTGGTTCGACCAGGAGCTGCGCGCCCTGGGCGGCGGCACGATGTTCAACACCTATGTCGTCCACAGCATCGTTGGCTATGGTGAGCGCAGCTCGCTCGGCCATCCACGCGGCTGCCCGAGCGCGGCGGCAGAAGGCACGACCTACCTCGCGCTCAGCGACAAGACCGGCGGCACGAAGTTCTCGATCTGCGCTTCGTTCTGGGATCAGGCGGGCGAGGGCCTGCCGAGTGGCATCTTCGGCGAGCTGGGGCGCAGCGTGGCCGGTCTGGTCGACATCCCCTGCCGCTATGCGCTGCCCACCCTCGACGGTGATCGCGGCATCAACACGGCGCAGATCCAGGTCAACGCCGAGGGCGACGGTGGTTGGGCCCTGGTGCCGCAACACGCCGACGGCTCGGCCTGTAGCGCCAACGCGCCGGGTTGGTACCTCGACAACAACGCTGTGCGCATCTGCCCCTCGGTCTGCAAGGCGCTCTCGGTGGCGCAGCTCAAGCTGCTCTTCGGCTGCACCGACCTCGTACGCTAG
- the meaB gene encoding methylmalonyl Co-A mutase-associated GTPase MeaB, whose translation MRPRRQAALSLDAYVAGVRVADRAVLGRAITLVESQRSSDRLLAQELLLRLLPDCGGSLRVGITGVPGVGKSTFIDALGARLLERGHRLAVLAIDPSSQLSGGSIMGDKTRMERVGADPRAFVRPSPSGRELGGVAQATREALLVCEAAGFDVVLVETVGVGQSEATVAEMVDFFLLLALAGAGDELQGIKRGVLELADLVAITKADGENEQAARRARQQTESALQLMRPRSAHWRPPVVTCSARQGTGLDELWAQVEAHRQALEAQGELQERRRRQQLAWMWGLVERGLQEALRAHPEVRANLGPLERAVLDGQTTPLLAAQQLLRAFGVASD comes from the coding sequence ATGCGACCTCGACGGCAAGCCGCCCTGAGCCTCGACGCCTACGTCGCCGGCGTCCGTGTGGCCGACCGCGCGGTCCTCGGGCGCGCGATCACCCTCGTCGAAAGCCAGCGTTCGAGCGACCGTCTCTTGGCGCAAGAGCTGCTGCTGCGGCTGCTGCCCGACTGCGGTGGTTCGCTGCGGGTCGGCATCACCGGCGTCCCCGGCGTCGGCAAGAGTACCTTCATCGACGCCCTCGGGGCGCGCCTGCTCGAGCGCGGCCACCGCCTGGCCGTGCTGGCCATCGACCCGTCCAGCCAGCTCAGCGGCGGCAGCATCATGGGTGATAAGACGCGGATGGAGCGTGTCGGCGCCGACCCACGCGCCTTCGTGCGTCCGTCACCGAGCGGCCGCGAGCTGGGCGGCGTGGCCCAGGCCACCCGCGAGGCGCTGCTGGTCTGCGAGGCGGCCGGCTTCGATGTGGTGCTGGTCGAGACCGTGGGCGTCGGGCAATCCGAGGCGACGGTGGCGGAGATGGTCGACTTCTTCCTGCTGTTGGCGCTGGCCGGCGCGGGCGACGAGCTGCAGGGCATCAAGCGGGGCGTGCTCGAGCTCGCTGACCTGGTGGCGATCACCAAGGCCGACGGTGAAAACGAGCAGGCCGCGCGCCGCGCGCGCCAGCAGACCGAGAGCGCGCTCCAGCTGATGCGGCCGCGCTCCGCGCATTGGCGGCCGCCGGTCGTCACCTGCAGCGCCAGGCAGGGCACGGGCCTCGATGAGCTCTGGGCCCAGGTCGAGGCGCACCGCCAGGCCCTCGAGGCGCAGGGTGAGCTGCAGGAGCGGCGCCGTCGCCAGCAGCTCGCGTGGATGTGGGGTCTGGTCGAGCGCGGCCTCCAGGAAGCCCTGCGCGCCCACCCGGAGGTCCGCGCCAACCTCGGCCCCCTCGAGCGCGCCGTCCTCGACGGGCAGACGACGCCCCTGCTCGCCGCCCAGCAGCTGCTGCGCGCCTTCGGTGTGGCCTCCGACTAG
- a CDS encoding Ni/Fe hydrogenase subunit alpha — protein sequence MARRLLIDPVSRIEGHAKVTIELDDDGTVRDARFHVTEFRGFEKLCEGRPFEEMPGLMARVCGICPVSHILASSKAGDRLLGVDIPPAAVAQRRLANYAQLLQSHALSFFHLSGPDLLLGFDADPATRHIFGLAAADPEFARRGIRLRQFGQRLIELLGGRRVHPPWSAPGGVNQAFPLAARDEARAWLPEAYATLELARARFRPLLDGFREEVEHLGDFPSLFLGMIDEDGQLEYYEGALRLVDGEGNIVADGLSPQRYATYLGEASEAYTFIKNPFYKPLGYPGGMYRVGPLARLNVARTAGTPRADRELRELRHHAGDAAGTVCASFHYHWARLIEMVHAVERIEALLDDPSLLDTHVRAKAMLNHQEGIGVSEAPRGTLFHHYRVDEQGRIVTANLLIATAQNNLAMNQAVKQSALRFVRGQTPAEGMLNRVEHAIRCYDPCLSCSTHALGQMPLILELRDQQGQLLERVARN from the coding sequence ATGGCACGTCGACTGCTGATCGACCCAGTCTCGCGGATCGAGGGCCACGCCAAGGTCACGATCGAGCTCGACGACGACGGCACGGTGCGCGACGCGCGCTTTCATGTGACCGAGTTCCGCGGCTTCGAGAAGCTCTGCGAGGGGCGACCCTTCGAGGAGATGCCCGGGCTGATGGCGCGCGTCTGCGGTATCTGTCCGGTGAGCCACATCCTCGCCAGCTCCAAGGCCGGCGATCGCCTGCTCGGCGTCGACATCCCGCCAGCGGCGGTGGCCCAGCGTCGTCTGGCGAACTACGCCCAGCTCTTGCAGTCGCATGCGCTGAGCTTCTTCCACCTCTCGGGGCCCGATCTGCTGCTTGGCTTCGACGCCGACCCGGCGACGCGCCACATCTTCGGCCTGGCCGCCGCCGACCCCGAGTTCGCGCGCCGCGGTATTCGGCTGCGTCAGTTCGGGCAGCGCCTGATCGAGCTGCTCGGCGGACGCCGCGTCCATCCGCCCTGGTCGGCCCCTGGCGGCGTCAATCAGGCCTTTCCGCTCGCCGCGCGCGACGAGGCCCGCGCTTGGCTGCCCGAGGCCTATGCGACGCTGGAGCTGGCGCGCGCGCGCTTCCGCCCGCTGCTCGACGGCTTCCGCGAAGAGGTCGAGCACCTCGGCGACTTCCCCTCGCTCTTCCTCGGGATGATCGATGAGGATGGCCAGCTCGAGTACTACGAGGGCGCGCTCCGCCTCGTCGATGGCGAGGGCAACATCGTCGCCGACGGGCTGTCGCCGCAGCGCTACGCGACCTATCTCGGCGAGGCCTCGGAGGCCTATACCTTCATCAAGAACCCGTTCTACAAGCCGCTGGGCTACCCGGGCGGCATGTATCGGGTCGGGCCGCTGGCGCGGCTGAACGTCGCCAGGACCGCCGGGACGCCGCGCGCCGATCGGGAGCTGCGCGAGCTGCGCCATCATGCAGGGGATGCCGCTGGCACCGTCTGCGCCTCCTTCCACTACCACTGGGCGCGGCTGATCGAGATGGTCCACGCCGTCGAGCGCATCGAGGCGCTCTTGGACGACCCCTCCCTGCTGGACACGCACGTGCGCGCCAAGGCGATGCTCAATCACCAGGAGGGCATCGGCGTGAGCGAGGCGCCGCGGGGCACGCTCTTTCATCACTACCGGGTCGACGAGCAGGGACGCATCGTCACGGCCAACCTGCTGATCGCCACGGCGCAGAACAACCTGGCGATGAATCAGGCGGTCAAGCAGAGCGCGCTGCGCTTCGTGCGCGGACAGACCCCGGCCGAGGGGATGTTGAACCGCGTCGAGCATGCCATCCGCTGCTACGACCCCTGCCTCTCCTGCTCGACGCATGCGCTCGGCCAGATGCCGCTGATCCTCGAGCTCCGCGACCAGCAGGGCCAGTTGCTCGAGCGCGTCGCGCGCAACTGA
- a CDS encoding methylmalonyl-CoA mutase translates to MSTSPQEQPLRFPADQPAVGAGTAASSAGTAASSAGTALSNWRAMVEKDLKGVSFDKRLVSTTEDGLRIEPLYTPNQGANQSAEQSAEQSTEHTPSSTSAGWPGLPPFARGGAPLPTPGGWDVRVRIATADPALAARTVADELGHGAHSLWITFDRSLRLGADPDAAAYSASPATPVDGVVAAHVDALDALLAGVDLARVAIDLDAGSSALAAAAALVALARRRGLAPTVLHGSCGADPLGLLAAEGRLPCAIERLLQQLADLAGWTTAHAPQWRAVTVSTLAYHEAGATAAQELGLALATGAAYLRRLTDAGLPLDPAALQLTFRLAVGRDVFLELAKLRAARLTWARLVAAAGGGAAAQRMRVHASTAWRTKTARDPWVNLLRTTVEGFAAAAAGADALTTLPFDEALGPSDDAARRLARNTQTILRDEADLGRVLDPAGGSWYVEAATRGLAEAAWGVFQQVEAEGGLARALLSGAVGRWIGEASRRRHEAIVKRRQPLTGVSEFADVHEQAVVRPAPAAATLRAGAAAALSAHRAAHPQSAAVAGLVARLAADAPAEPGALMAAAIEGAAASATLGQLAALLQAGAGARPALPEPLAPGRDAAPFERLRDASEAYAAIHGRLPRVFLANLGPIPQHRARAEFAANLLQAGGFEPLGNDGFAQVDDAVAAFAASGAEGAAICSTDEAYAEFAEPLARSLRERGARFVILAGRPGEREPAYRAAGIDHFIALGGDAEHALTALLKQLGVPL, encoded by the coding sequence ATGTCCACGTCACCGCAAGAGCAACCCCTGCGTTTCCCCGCCGATCAGCCGGCGGTGGGCGCCGGCACCGCCGCGTCGAGCGCCGGCACCGCCGCGTCGAGCGCCGGCACCGCCCTGAGCAACTGGCGTGCCATGGTCGAAAAGGACCTCAAGGGCGTCTCCTTCGACAAGCGCCTGGTGAGCACCACCGAGGACGGTCTGCGCATCGAGCCGCTCTACACCCCTAATCAGGGCGCCAATCAGAGCGCCGAGCAGAGCGCCGAGCAGAGCACCGAGCACACCCCCAGCAGCACTTCCGCCGGCTGGCCGGGTCTACCACCCTTCGCGCGCGGCGGCGCGCCCCTGCCCACGCCGGGTGGCTGGGATGTGCGGGTCCGCATCGCCACCGCCGATCCCGCGCTAGCCGCGCGCACGGTCGCCGACGAGCTGGGCCACGGTGCGCACTCGTTGTGGATCACCTTTGACCGCTCGTTGCGCCTAGGCGCTGATCCGGATGCGGCCGCGTACTCGGCGAGCCCAGCGACGCCGGTCGACGGCGTCGTCGCCGCTCACGTCGATGCGCTCGATGCGCTGCTCGCGGGCGTCGATCTGGCGCGGGTGGCGATCGATCTCGACGCCGGCAGCAGCGCGCTGGCGGCCGCCGCGGCGCTGGTCGCCCTGGCCCGCCGCCGCGGCCTGGCGCCGACGGTCTTGCACGGTAGCTGTGGGGCCGACCCGCTCGGTCTCTTGGCGGCGGAGGGTCGTCTGCCCTGCGCGATCGAGCGCTTGCTGCAGCAGCTCGCCGACCTGGCCGGCTGGACCACAGCGCACGCACCACAATGGCGCGCGGTGACCGTGTCGACGCTCGCCTATCACGAGGCGGGCGCCACGGCAGCGCAGGAGCTCGGCCTCGCCTTGGCGACGGGCGCGGCCTACCTCCGCCGGCTCACCGACGCGGGCCTGCCGCTCGATCCGGCCGCGCTCCAGCTCACCTTCCGCCTGGCTGTCGGCCGCGACGTGTTTCTCGAGCTGGCCAAGCTGCGCGCCGCCCGCTTGACCTGGGCCCGACTCGTCGCCGCCGCCGGCGGAGGGGCCGCTGCGCAGCGCATGCGCGTCCACGCCAGCACGGCCTGGCGCACCAAGACGGCCCGCGACCCCTGGGTCAACCTCCTGCGCACGACGGTCGAGGGCTTCGCCGCCGCCGCTGCCGGGGCCGATGCGCTCACCACGCTTCCCTTCGACGAGGCCCTGGGGCCGAGCGACGACGCCGCGCGGCGCCTCGCCCGCAACACCCAGACGATCCTGCGCGACGAGGCTGATCTGGGTCGCGTGCTCGATCCCGCGGGCGGAAGCTGGTACGTCGAGGCGGCGACGCGCGGCCTGGCCGAGGCGGCTTGGGGCGTGTTCCAGCAGGTCGAGGCGGAGGGTGGCCTGGCGCGCGCGCTGCTGAGCGGCGCCGTCGGGCGCTGGATCGGCGAGGCCTCGCGCCGCCGCCACGAGGCGATCGTCAAGCGCCGCCAGCCGCTGACCGGCGTGAGTGAGTTCGCCGACGTTCACGAGCAGGCCGTCGTGCGTCCCGCACCAGCGGCCGCGACCCTGCGGGCCGGGGCGGCTGCGGCGCTGAGCGCGCACCGCGCGGCGCACCCGCAGTCCGCCGCCGTGGCCGGGCTCGTGGCGCGGCTCGCCGCCGACGCTCCCGCCGAGCCCGGCGCGCTGATGGCGGCCGCGATCGAAGGCGCGGCGGCCTCGGCCACGCTGGGCCAGCTCGCCGCGTTGCTCCAGGCGGGCGCCGGCGCGCGGCCGGCTCTGCCCGAGCCGCTGGCGCCGGGTCGTGACGCGGCGCCCTTCGAGCGGCTGCGCGACGCCAGCGAGGCCTACGCGGCGATCCACGGCCGGCTGCCGCGCGTCTTTCTCGCCAACCTGGGCCCGATTCCTCAGCATCGCGCCCGGGCCGAGTTCGCGGCGAACCTGCTGCAGGCGGGTGGCTTCGAGCCGCTCGGCAACGACGGCTTCGCCCAGGTCGACGACGCCGTGGCCGCCTTCGCTGCCAGCGGAGCGGAGGGCGCCGCGATCTGCTCGACGGACGAGGCCTATGCCGAGTTTGCCGAGCCGCTGGCGCGGTCGCTGCGCGAGCGCGGCGCGCGCTTCGTGATCTTGGCCGGTCGGCCCGGCGAGCGCGAGCCGGCCTATCGCGCCGCGGGCATCGACCACTTCATCGCCCTTGGCGGTGACGCGGAGCACGCGCTCACCGCGTTGCTCAAGCAGCTTGGAGTTCCGCTATGA
- the scpA gene encoding methylmalonyl-CoA mutase codes for MSPLPDYRNVPLWDGTSAPAAGSGREDWERLAVAAAGQPLAAQRRTTPEQIALAPVYSAADLDGLSHLGTMPGLPPFVRGPYATMYVQRPWTIRQYAGFSTAEESNAFYRRGLAAGQMGLSIAFDLATHRGYDSDHPRVLGDVGMAGVAIDSIYDMRILFADIPLDRMSVSMTMNGAVLPVLALYIVAAEEQGVKPAQLSGTIQNDILKEFMVRNTYIYPPEPSMRIIGDIFGYTAREMPRFNSISISGYHMQEAGATADIELGYTLADGLEYVRTGVRSGLAVDAFAPRLSFFWGVGMNFFMEVAKLRAARLLWANLLQAFAPKNPKSLCLRTHCQTSGWSLTAQDPYNNVMRTCIEAMAAVHGHTQSLHTNSLDEALALPSDFSARIARNTQLFLQQESGSCRVIDPWGGSYYVERLTHELAQRAWAHIQEIEQLGGMARAIESGLPKMRIEEAAARAQARIDSGRQVIVGVNAQRLEQEPELSILQVDNTAVRKAQVARLERLRADRDDGAVEGALAALTQAASGGTGNLLELAVQAARAKATVGEISAALERVYGRHQAQLHAISGVYSGELGEQDEALTRVRALAAGFATREGRRPRLLVAKLGQDGHDRGQKVIATAFADMGFDVDVGPLFQTPEEAARQAVENDVHVVGVSSLAAGHLTLVPALRGELTRLGRADILIVVGGVVPPQDHAALRQAGAAAIFGPGTVAHVAARELLTQLDPEVAGAA; via the coding sequence ATGAGCCCTCTTCCCGACTACCGCAACGTGCCACTATGGGACGGGACCAGCGCCCCTGCCGCCGGCTCCGGACGCGAGGATTGGGAGCGTCTCGCCGTCGCGGCTGCTGGCCAGCCGCTCGCCGCGCAGCGCCGGACCACGCCCGAGCAGATCGCGCTGGCCCCCGTCTACAGCGCGGCCGACCTCGACGGGCTGAGCCACCTCGGGACGATGCCGGGCCTGCCCCCCTTCGTCCGCGGCCCCTACGCGACGATGTACGTGCAGCGGCCGTGGACGATTCGGCAGTACGCCGGCTTCTCCACCGCGGAAGAGAGCAACGCCTTCTATCGGCGCGGGCTCGCGGCCGGCCAGATGGGCCTCTCGATCGCCTTCGATCTGGCGACCCACCGCGGCTATGACAGCGACCATCCGCGGGTCCTCGGCGACGTCGGCATGGCCGGGGTCGCGATCGACTCGATCTACGACATGCGGATTCTCTTCGCCGACATTCCGCTCGACCGCATGAGCGTGTCGATGACGATGAACGGCGCCGTGCTGCCCGTGCTCGCGCTCTACATCGTCGCCGCCGAGGAGCAGGGCGTGAAGCCCGCGCAGCTCAGCGGCACGATTCAGAACGACATCCTCAAGGAGTTCATGGTTCGCAATACCTATATCTACCCGCCGGAGCCCTCGATGCGCATCATCGGCGACATCTTCGGCTACACCGCGCGCGAGATGCCGCGCTTCAACAGCATCAGCATCTCCGGCTATCACATGCAGGAGGCCGGGGCGACGGCCGACATCGAGCTGGGCTACACGCTCGCTGATGGGCTGGAGTACGTGCGCACCGGCGTGCGCAGCGGTCTCGCCGTCGACGCCTTCGCGCCGCGCCTCTCGTTCTTCTGGGGCGTCGGGATGAACTTCTTCATGGAGGTGGCGAAGCTGCGCGCCGCGCGCCTGCTCTGGGCCAACCTCTTGCAGGCCTTCGCGCCAAAGAACCCCAAGTCGCTCTGCCTGCGCACGCACTGCCAGACCTCGGGCTGGAGCCTGACGGCGCAAGATCCCTACAACAACGTGATGCGCACCTGCATCGAGGCGATGGCCGCCGTGCATGGCCACACGCAGTCGCTGCACACCAACTCGCTCGACGAGGCGCTGGCCCTGCCGAGCGACTTCAGCGCGCGCATCGCCCGCAACACGCAGCTCTTCCTGCAGCAGGAGAGCGGCAGCTGTCGCGTCATCGACCCCTGGGGCGGCAGCTACTACGTCGAGCGCTTGACGCATGAGCTGGCGCAGCGCGCCTGGGCCCACATCCAGGAGATCGAGCAGCTCGGGGGCATGGCGCGCGCGATCGAATCGGGCCTGCCGAAGATGCGCATCGAGGAGGCCGCGGCCCGCGCCCAGGCCCGCATCGACAGCGGGCGGCAGGTGATCGTCGGCGTCAACGCGCAGCGCCTCGAGCAGGAGCCAGAGCTGTCGATCTTGCAGGTCGACAACACGGCGGTGCGCAAGGCACAGGTCGCGCGCCTCGAGCGCCTGCGCGCCGATCGCGACGACGGAGCGGTCGAAGGCGCGCTCGCGGCGCTGACGCAGGCGGCGAGCGGCGGCACGGGCAACCTGCTGGAGCTCGCCGTGCAGGCCGCGCGGGCCAAGGCCACGGTCGGCGAGATCAGCGCGGCGCTCGAGCGCGTCTACGGGCGGCATCAGGCGCAGCTCCATGCGATCAGCGGCGTCTACAGCGGAGAGCTCGGCGAGCAGGACGAGGCGCTGACCCGCGTGCGCGCCCTGGCGGCGGGTTTCGCCACGCGCGAGGGACGCCGGCCACGCCTCTTGGTGGCCAAGCTGGGCCAGGACGGCCACGACCGCGGCCAGAAGGTGATCGCCACCGCCTTCGCCGATATGGGCTTCGACGTCGACGTCGGGCCCTTGTTCCAGACGCCCGAGGAGGCGGCGCGCCAGGCGGTGGAAAACGACGTGCACGTGGTCGGTGTCAGCTCGCTGGCCGCGGGCCACTTGACGCTGGTGCCGGCGCTGCGCGGCGAGCTGACGCGCCTCGGTCGCGCCGACATCTTGATCGTCGTCGGCGGGGTGGTCCCGCCGCAGGACCATGCGGCGCTGCGCCAGGCGGGCGCGGCGGCCATCTTTGGGCCCGGCACCGTGGCCCACGTGGCGGCGCGGGAGCTGCTGACACAGCTCGATCCCGAGGTCGCCGGCGCGGCCTAG